The following nucleotide sequence is from cyanobacterium endosymbiont of Braarudosphaera bigelowii.
TAATTCTGGTAGATTTTCACTTTCAGTTGGCTCTATCATCATTGTTCCTATTACAGGCCAAGAGATTGTAGGTGCATGAAAGCCAAAGTCCATTAATCTTTTTGCAACATCTTCTACTTCGATTGACGTCTGTTTTTTAAGAGGGCGTAGATCAATAATGCATTCATGTGCTACATATCCAGAATCTCCTTTGAATAAAATAGGATAGTAACTAGATAAACGATGAGCAATATAGTTAGCATTAAGAATAGCTATCTTTGTAGCTTGAGTTAAGCCTTTACTCCCCATCATAGCAATATACATCCAAGAAATTACTAAAATATTAGCACTCCCCCATGGGGCAGCAGATACTGCACCTATAGAATCAAGATTTACTTCTTTAATATCATAAGGATTCATATATTTTTCTATGTTGGTATTAGGAAGAAAACGGACAAGATGAGACTTAACGCCGATAGGTCCTACTCCTGGACCTCCTCCTCCGTGAGGAATACAAAAAGTTTTATGTAAATTTAGGTGACAAACATCGGCTCCGATATCAGCAGGACGCATTAGTCCAACTTGAGCATTCATATTGGCCCCATCCATATAAACTTGTCCACCATGATGATGAATAATACTACAAATATCTATGATTTGTTTCTCAAAAACCCCATGGGTGGAAGGATAGGTAATCATTAATGCTGCTAAATTATGTTCATACATTTTAGCTTTTTGTTTTAAATCTAAAATGTCTATATTTCCATTTTTATCGCACTTTACTACTATAACTGTCATGCCACACATTACTGCACTAGCAGGGTTTGTCCCGTGAGCAGATTCAGGAATGAGACATATATTTCTTTGAATTTCTTTATGCGCTTTATGATAGCGAAGAATTACTTGCAATCCTGCATATTCACCCTGAGAACCTGCATTGGGCTGCAATGATATTCCAGAAAAACCTGTTATCTCTCCTAACCATTGTTCTAATTGCTGAAACAAGATACCATATCCTAGTGCTTGGTCAAGAGGAACAAAAGGGTGAATTTTACTGAACTCAGGCCAAGTTACAGGCGTCATCTCTGCAGTAGCATTTAATTTCATAGTACATGATCCTAGAGGGATCATAGAAGTATTTAAGGCTAAGTCTTTTTTTTCTAGCTGATGCAAATATCTAATGAGTTCATTCTCAGAATGATAGCTACTAAAAATTGGATCTATAAGATATGGTGTAGTACGTTCGAGATTAAGGGGCAAATGAAAATCTGCTTTATTTATTACTTCTTCGATAGAAAATGGTAGCTTATCTTGTTCCGCAAAAATTTGCCAGAGCTCAACTATATCATCAACAGTTGTAGTTTCATTTAGACTAATGCTGATTACCCCTTTCTTGAATAATCGTAAATTTACCTTTTTCTCTAACGCTGTTTCAATAATTCTATTTTGTCTATCTTTCTCTAAACTTAAGTTAATCGTATCAAAAAATGGATCATTGCTTACAACATAATTTAACTTTTTTAGACCATC
It contains:
- the gcvP gene encoding aminomethyl-transferring glycine dehydrogenase codes for the protein MLDQNLATNYIQNNDRKNLEVNQIFSSADNFLSRHIGSNSQEIDAIINILGFSNIDQLIDTIIPHHIRYHKNLSLPEPKSEHEALAQLKSFASKNKVFRSYIGMGYHDCITPSVIQRNILENPSWYTAYTPYQAEISQGRLEALINYQTMIIELTGLEIANASLLDEGTAAAEAMSMSYFLCKNKTAHTFFVSSLCHPQTIQVLQTRANPLNIKIIVDDHRTFKCDDNIFGALLQYPATDGSIHDYRCFIEDIHEKNALVTVAADLLSLALITPPGEFGADIAIGTTQRFGVPLGYGGPHAAYFATRERYKRQIPGRIVGVSKDVRGNPALRLALQTREQHIKREKATSNICTAQVLLAIVAGMYAVYHGPEGIKNISLKIYKLAVILKDGLKKLNYVVSNDPFFDTINLSLEKDRQNRIIETALEKKVNLRLFKKGVISISLNETTTVDDIVELWQIFAEQDKLPFSIEEVINKADFHLPLNLERTTPYLIDPIFSSYHSENELIRYLHQLEKKDLALNTSMIPLGSCTMKLNATAEMTPVTWPEFSKIHPFVPLDQALGYGILFQQLEQWLGEITGFSGISLQPNAGSQGEYAGLQVILRYHKAHKEIQRNICLIPESAHGTNPASAVMCGMTVIVVKCDKNGNIDILDLKQKAKMYEHNLAALMITYPSTHGVFEKQIIDICSIIHHHGGQVYMDGANMNAQVGLMRPADIGADVCHLNLHKTFCIPHGGGGPGVGPIGVKSHLVRFLPNTNIEKYMNPYDIKEVNLDSIGAVSAAPWGSANILVISWMYIAMMGSKGLTQATKIAILNANYIAHRLSSYYPILFKGDSGYVAHECIIDLRPLKKQTSIEVEDVAKRLMDFGFHAPTISWPVIGTMMIEPTESENLPELDRFCNAMIAIYEEVKMIASGEIDRTNNPLKNCPHTAIEIACDEWNRPYSREKAAYPSPWTKKNKFWPSVGRIDNAFGDRNLVCSCDGMEAYKQD